One window of the Acidobacteriota bacterium genome contains the following:
- a CDS encoding RNA-binding S4 domain-containing protein, which yields MRLDMFLRVSRIIARRPLGKRLCDSGAVRVNGRTAKAAQEIRAGDIIEVDAPGTRRRYRVERLPDGRNVARTEARELVTLLDTERKDILD from the coding sequence ATGCGCCTCGACATGTTTCTGCGCGTGAGCCGGATCATCGCCCGCCGCCCGCTGGGCAAGCGGCTGTGCGACAGCGGGGCCGTGCGGGTCAACGGCCGGACGGCCAAGGCAGCCCAGGAGATTCGTGCCGGCGACATCATCGAAGTGGACGCGCCCGGCACGCGCCGCCGCTACCGCGTGGAGCGGCTGCCCGACGGCCGCAACGTCGCTCGAACCGAAGCCCGCGAGCTGGTCACGCTGCTCGACACCGAACGAAAGGACATACTGGATTGA
- a CDS encoding HD domain-containing protein — MKAKYVSDYLPNQNVDDVFLVVRKEIRPKKQGGDFIFTVLADRTGTITAFLWDNVDVFRAKFDVDQFVHVIGMTKEFNNATQITIHKIRRVEPDQVELDDFIRKSHRDTDQSYAALLDGIDREVADPFLRRLLLDIFGEPELQARFKQCPAAKALHHAYIGGLLDHTLSVMQLCVRICQHYPFLNKSMLLAGAALHDIGKLDELVWGKSIDYTDEGRLVGHITMEAILLDRRISAIPDFPADLRMELLHLVISHHRELEFGSPKRPKTLEALALSYLDDLDAKLGTFLEAIQQAGESDHWTPYNTNLQRFIYRRSVAEDKPAEGVGADE; from the coding sequence TTGAAAGCCAAATACGTTTCCGATTACCTTCCGAACCAGAACGTCGATGACGTGTTTTTGGTGGTCCGTAAGGAAATCCGGCCGAAAAAGCAGGGGGGGGATTTCATCTTCACCGTGCTGGCCGATCGGACCGGCACCATCACCGCCTTCCTCTGGGACAACGTGGATGTCTTCCGCGCCAAGTTCGACGTGGATCAGTTCGTCCACGTGATCGGAATGACCAAGGAATTCAACAACGCCACCCAGATCACCATCCACAAGATCCGACGGGTCGAACCCGACCAGGTGGAGTTGGATGACTTCATCCGCAAGTCGCACCGCGACACCGACCAGAGCTACGCCGCCCTCCTCGACGGCATTGACCGGGAGGTGGCTGATCCGTTCCTGCGCCGCCTGCTCCTGGACATCTTCGGCGAGCCGGAACTGCAGGCCCGATTCAAACAGTGCCCCGCGGCCAAGGCGCTCCATCACGCGTATATCGGCGGCCTGCTGGATCACACGCTGTCGGTGATGCAGTTGTGCGTCCGCATCTGCCAGCATTACCCATTCCTGAACAAGAGCATGCTGCTGGCGGGCGCCGCGCTCCACGACATCGGCAAACTGGACGAGCTGGTCTGGGGTAAGAGCATCGATTACACCGACGAGGGCCGCCTCGTCGGGCACATCACCATGGAAGCCATCCTGCTGGACCGCAGGATCTCGGCCATCCCCGATTTTCCCGCCGACCTCCGGATGGAGCTGCTCCATTTGGTGATCAGCCACCACCGCGAACTGGAATTCGGTTCGCCCAAACGCCCCAAGACCCTGGAAGCTCTGGCCCTGTCCTACCTGGACGATCTCGACGCCAAGCTGGGCACCTTCCTCGAGGCGATTCAGCAGGCCGGCGAGAGCGATCACTGGACCCCCTACAACACCAACCTGCAGCGATTCATCTATCGCCGCTCGGTCGCGGAGGACAAGCCGGCGGAGGGCGTAGGCGCCGACGAATGA
- a CDS encoding Rne/Rng family ribonuclease, with amino-acid sequence MSREMMVHVTPFEVHAAILEDGALAEYHVERRKDRSIVGNIYKGRVGKVLPGMQSAFVDIGIEKNAFLYVTDFFEEFADLKETLDVDVPKGRAAKPPARPPEEPAEAETAISAPPEREAVETEAAPAADVESAAVEGTAEAPKKRRRSRRSSRSRSRTRAAADATAADSEAAEATPATAGPLAETAVEAAAGTESLPAETAATPAEPSWTSPWAQPAADAPEPERDRTDAEDGTATIRFPDPDLTFCASRPRGGRRKRKGFNLAGEAEPGNIATMLKPGQEIIVQVMKEPMSLKSARITSHISLPGRQLVFLPTVNHVGVSRKIHSDQERKRLRTIIIQNRKERPGGFIIRTASEGLSEAELVQDMEYLMKTWDDIQTRGAAESAPCLLYQELDLVEKLLRDKLDDSFQNIWVDDETEYAAIVNFVERFMPTLLSRVKLYSRDASIFDHFNLTPEIQRATRQKVWLPSGGFIVVNHTEALVAIDVNSGKYVGKGNSFEETITKINVDAAKEAMRQIRLRNLGGIIVIDFIDMQEKKSKRLVLDALTLELRKDKVPTKVIPFNDFGMVIMTRKRSASALEKNLSEPCPLCGGSGFTKSVSTICYEIYAHVARMRKSLEGTQVEIRAHPNVIRALKSIEREVVAAIEKDFHRPVVLIPDSMLELTAFDIVGI; translated from the coding sequence ATGAGCCGTGAAATGATGGTGCACGTCACCCCGTTCGAGGTGCATGCCGCCATTCTGGAGGACGGTGCGCTGGCCGAATACCATGTGGAGCGCCGCAAGGACCGCAGCATCGTCGGCAACATCTACAAGGGCCGGGTGGGAAAGGTGCTGCCGGGTATGCAGTCGGCCTTTGTGGACATCGGCATCGAAAAAAACGCCTTCCTCTATGTCACCGACTTCTTCGAGGAGTTCGCCGATCTGAAGGAAACCCTCGACGTGGACGTGCCCAAGGGACGCGCCGCCAAACCGCCGGCGCGACCGCCCGAGGAGCCGGCGGAAGCGGAGACTGCCATCTCGGCACCGCCCGAGAGAGAAGCCGTCGAGACGGAGGCGGCTCCGGCGGCGGATGTCGAATCCGCAGCGGTTGAGGGAACGGCCGAGGCGCCGAAGAAGCGCCGCCGCTCCCGCCGGTCGTCCCGCTCCCGGTCGCGCACGCGGGCCGCCGCCGATGCAACGGCTGCGGATTCCGAAGCCGCCGAGGCCACGCCGGCAACGGCTGGACCGTTGGCGGAGACCGCCGTCGAGGCGGCCGCGGGCACGGAATCTCTCCCGGCGGAAACCGCCGCCACCCCGGCGGAACCGTCCTGGACCTCCCCTTGGGCCCAGCCTGCCGCCGACGCGCCGGAACCGGAGCGCGACCGCACCGACGCCGAAGACGGCACAGCCACCATCCGCTTTCCCGACCCCGACCTCACCTTCTGCGCCAGCCGCCCGCGCGGCGGCCGCCGGAAGCGCAAGGGGTTCAACCTGGCCGGCGAGGCGGAGCCCGGCAACATCGCCACCATGCTGAAACCGGGCCAGGAGATCATCGTTCAGGTCATGAAGGAGCCCATGTCCCTGAAGAGCGCCCGGATCACCTCCCACATCTCGCTCCCCGGGCGCCAGCTCGTGTTCCTGCCCACCGTCAATCACGTGGGCGTGTCCCGCAAGATCCACAGCGACCAGGAGCGGAAACGGCTCCGCACCATCATCATCCAGAACCGCAAGGAGCGTCCGGGCGGCTTCATCATCCGTACGGCCAGCGAGGGGCTCAGCGAGGCCGAACTGGTTCAGGACATGGAATACCTGATGAAGACGTGGGACGATATCCAGACCCGTGGCGCCGCCGAATCCGCCCCGTGTCTCCTCTACCAGGAGCTCGACCTGGTGGAAAAACTCCTCCGGGACAAGCTGGACGACAGCTTTCAGAACATCTGGGTGGACGACGAAACCGAGTACGCCGCCATCGTGAACTTCGTCGAGCGCTTCATGCCCACGCTCCTGTCGCGCGTAAAGCTGTACTCGCGCGACGCTTCGATCTTCGACCATTTCAACCTGACGCCCGAGATCCAGCGCGCCACCCGGCAGAAGGTCTGGCTCCCCTCCGGCGGCTTCATCGTCGTCAATCACACCGAAGCGCTCGTGGCCATCGACGTCAACAGCGGCAAGTACGTGGGCAAGGGAAACAGCTTCGAGGAGACCATCACCAAGATCAACGTGGACGCGGCCAAGGAGGCCATGCGCCAGATCCGTCTGCGGAACCTCGGCGGCATCATCGTGATCGATTTCATCGACATGCAGGAGAAGAAAAGCAAACGGCTGGTTCTGGACGCCCTGACGCTGGAACTGCGCAAGGACAAGGTGCCCACCAAGGTCATTCCGTTCAATGATTTCGGCATGGTGATCATGACCCGGAAACGGTCGGCCAGCGCCTTGGAGAAGAATCTGTCCGAGCCCTGCCCCCTGTGCGGCGGGTCGGGTTTCACCAAGTCGGTGTCCACCATCTGCTACGAGATTTACGCGCACGTGGCGCGGATGCGCAAGTCGCTGGAAGGCACCCAGGTCGAGATCCGCGCCCATCCGAATGTCATCCGGGCGCTCAAGAGCATCGAGCGGGAAGTGGTCGCGGCCATCGAAAAAGATTTCCACCGGCCGGTGGTCCTGATCCCGGACTCGATGCTGGAATTGACCGCATTCGACATCGTCGGCATCTGA
- the pnp gene encoding polyribonucleotide nucleotidyltransferase: MIYRASVEIGGRELTIETGRLAKQANGAALIRYGDTVIMATACAATKPRENASFLPLTVDYREYTYAAGKFPGGFHKREGRPSEKEILTSRLIDRPLRPLFPEGYFRDTQIVALVFSADGVNDPDTMSICGASAALYLSDIPFTTPIAGVRMGYIDNQHVVNPTPAQLAASRLNLVVAGSEEALVMVEAAAKEVSEEVLLESLLLAHEQIRKIIGLIKHLAQQKQPVKPVVEPPAMPAEAVAEVRQAVADKILAALYTPGKLASERAMDAVKDELLGAIPEEEKEKKALFSGIFEKLKEEIFREEILVKGTRPDRRGTEEIRPIDIEVGVMPRTHGSALFTRGETQALVTATLGTPEDTQIMDTLDGESEKTFMVHYNFPPFSVGEVAFLRGPGRREIGHGALAEKALKAMVPTEEQFPYTIRVVSDILESNGSSSMATVCGGSLALMDAGVPIPKHIAGVAMGLIKEGDRYAVLTDIAGFEDHYGDMDFKVAGTVDGVTALQMDIKITGITPEIMKQALDQAKRGRMYILDKMNGVLAKPRENLAANAPRLHTMEIAVHRIKDLIGPGGKNIKAIVLATGAKIDIEDDGKVKIYASDEQSAQDAIRRINELCEEAEIGKVYTGRVTRLETYGAFVEIFPGTEGLLHISEVAHQRTRDIRDVVNVGDEIQVKVLGIEPPNKIRLSMKALQEPPAGMEESGLAEGHSHPREHREHRDRREGHGDRDRGPRGPRRH; this comes from the coding sequence ATGATTTACCGTGCATCGGTTGAAATCGGGGGCCGCGAGCTGACCATCGAGACTGGCCGGCTGGCCAAGCAGGCCAACGGCGCCGCGCTGATCCGCTACGGCGACACCGTAATCATGGCCACGGCTTGCGCCGCCACCAAACCCCGGGAGAACGCCTCGTTCTTGCCCCTGACTGTGGATTACCGCGAGTACACTTACGCCGCCGGCAAGTTTCCGGGCGGCTTCCACAAGCGCGAGGGCCGGCCGTCGGAGAAGGAGATCCTGACCAGCCGCCTCATCGACCGGCCGCTGCGCCCCCTGTTCCCGGAGGGTTACTTCCGCGACACCCAGATCGTCGCACTGGTGTTTTCGGCGGACGGGGTCAACGATCCCGACACCATGAGCATCTGCGGCGCCTCGGCGGCGCTGTACCTGTCGGACATTCCCTTTACCACCCCCATCGCGGGCGTGCGCATGGGCTACATCGACAACCAGCACGTGGTCAACCCGACTCCGGCCCAGCTCGCGGCCAGCCGCCTGAACCTGGTGGTCGCCGGCTCCGAGGAGGCCCTCGTGATGGTGGAGGCCGCGGCCAAGGAAGTCAGCGAGGAGGTCCTGCTCGAGTCGCTGCTGCTGGCCCACGAGCAGATCCGCAAGATCATCGGCCTGATCAAGCATCTGGCGCAACAGAAGCAGCCGGTCAAGCCCGTCGTGGAACCGCCGGCCATGCCCGCCGAGGCCGTGGCCGAAGTCCGGCAGGCGGTCGCCGACAAGATTCTGGCCGCGCTGTACACCCCGGGCAAGCTGGCCAGCGAGCGCGCCATGGACGCCGTGAAGGACGAGCTCCTCGGTGCCATCCCCGAGGAGGAGAAGGAGAAGAAGGCCCTGTTCAGCGGTATCTTCGAGAAATTGAAGGAGGAGATCTTCCGCGAGGAGATCCTGGTGAAGGGTACGCGGCCCGACCGCCGGGGCACCGAGGAGATCCGGCCCATCGACATCGAGGTGGGGGTCATGCCCCGCACCCACGGCTCGGCGCTGTTCACCCGCGGCGAGACCCAAGCGCTGGTCACCGCCACGCTGGGCACGCCCGAGGACACGCAGATCATGGACACCTTGGACGGCGAGTCGGAGAAGACCTTCATGGTCCACTACAATTTCCCGCCGTTCAGCGTGGGCGAGGTGGCCTTCCTGCGCGGCCCCGGCCGCCGGGAGATCGGCCACGGCGCGCTGGCCGAGAAGGCGCTCAAGGCCATGGTGCCCACTGAGGAGCAGTTCCCCTACACCATCCGGGTCGTTTCCGACATCCTGGAATCCAACGGCTCGTCGTCCATGGCCACCGTCTGCGGCGGCTCGCTGGCACTCATGGATGCCGGCGTGCCCATTCCGAAGCACATCGCCGGCGTGGCCATGGGCCTGATCAAGGAAGGCGACCGCTACGCCGTCCTGACGGACATCGCCGGGTTTGAGGATCACTACGGCGACATGGATTTCAAGGTGGCCGGCACCGTCGATGGCGTCACCGCCCTGCAGATGGACATCAAGATCACCGGCATCACCCCGGAGATCATGAAGCAGGCGCTGGACCAGGCCAAACGCGGCCGCATGTACATTTTGGACAAGATGAATGGGGTGCTGGCCAAGCCGCGCGAGAACCTGGCCGCCAACGCGCCGCGGCTCCACACCATGGAGATCGCCGTGCACCGCATCAAGGACCTCATCGGACCCGGCGGCAAGAACATCAAGGCGATCGTCCTCGCCACCGGCGCCAAGATCGACATCGAGGACGACGGCAAGGTCAAGATCTATGCGTCCGACGAGCAGTCGGCCCAGGACGCCATCCGCCGAATCAACGAGCTGTGCGAGGAGGCGGAGATCGGCAAGGTCTACACCGGCCGGGTGACCCGCCTGGAGACCTATGGCGCGTTCGTGGAGATTTTCCCCGGAACCGAGGGACTGTTGCACATCTCCGAAGTCGCTCACCAGCGCACCCGCGACATCCGTGACGTGGTCAACGTGGGCGACGAGATCCAGGTCAAGGTGCTGGGAATCGAGCCGCCCAACAAGATCCGGCTCAGCATGAAGGCGCTGCAGGAACCACCGGCGGGCATGGAGGAATCCGGCTTGGCCGAGGGCCACAGCCACCCGCGTGAGCACCGCGAGCATCGGGACCGCCGTGAGGGACACGGCGACCGGGACCGCGGTCCCCGCGGGCCGCGCCGTCACTGA
- the rpsO gene encoding 30S ribosomal protein S15: MSLTNESKQQIMKQYQRHTKDVGSTEVQVALLTQRINDLNEHFRSHVKDHHSRRGLLQLVGQRKRLLEYLKQTDIERYRKLIGELGLRK, encoded by the coding sequence TTGTCTCTGACGAACGAATCGAAGCAGCAGATCATGAAGCAGTACCAGCGCCACACCAAGGACGTTGGATCCACGGAAGTCCAGGTGGCGTTGCTGACCCAGCGCATCAACGACCTCAATGAGCATTTCCGGTCCCACGTCAAGGATCATCACTCCCGGCGCGGTCTCCTGCAGCTCGTGGGGCAGCGGAAACGGCTGCTGGAATACCTGAAGCAGACCGACATCGAGCGCTATCGCAAGCTCATCGGCGAGCTGGGGCTGAGGAAGTAA
- a CDS encoding nucleotide excision repair endonuclease: MKRLEDRIYDALRGAAAPVPAAELCIRHLGAAMSGQAAAVRILETALRRDPRFRRLPEGWEAVPDSAGDRLAALPWTVLSATTRPSGQGPLRLVAVTRYQPGAESPVECQIAAVGPADALRAAAAALEGLAPPQLLTELKVLRVLDEAFAGGGLCLRGLNARDLGPWLQVAEDTGSVLPEPLWSLADMGWLALPGRPRPALDALLDFAAVATRRDDPFVDELAALPALLPRLAAELAIQGVERLDELDDALAARHAPVDFGRYAFTPADLAALPETPGVYLFLDARDSVIYVGKSVNLRRRVQSYFRWRADDDPKLERIQRDTRRLRHIVLGSDLEAMLEEAELIARHQPTVNVQLDTQPTPSEKGIEDVLLALLPHPDTGKVRLWALHPGGQIRSLALPRAGVQPEVLDTVLAAVAAGQPHPALQVYREASFPLALRWLRKNNQSVTFFKFHDFPDRDTLARAITRALAETAVDGPRIYR, from the coding sequence ATGAAGCGCCTCGAAGATCGCATCTACGACGCCTTGCGCGGCGCGGCGGCTCCGGTGCCGGCCGCCGAACTGTGCATCCGCCACCTGGGTGCCGCGATGTCGGGCCAGGCGGCCGCAGTGCGTATCCTTGAGACGGCCCTCCGGCGCGACCCGCGCTTCCGCCGCCTGCCCGAAGGCTGGGAAGCCGTTCCCGATTCGGCCGGCGATCGGCTGGCGGCGCTCCCTTGGACGGTGCTCTCAGCGACCACTCGACCGTCCGGTCAGGGGCCGCTGCGGCTCGTGGCCGTGACCCGTTACCAGCCCGGCGCCGAATCGCCCGTCGAATGCCAGATCGCCGCCGTGGGGCCTGCGGACGCCCTGCGGGCGGCCGCCGCCGCACTGGAGGGGTTGGCGCCGCCGCAGCTCCTCACCGAGCTCAAGGTGTTGCGCGTTCTGGACGAGGCGTTCGCCGGCGGCGGCCTGTGTCTCCGGGGATTGAATGCCCGAGACCTCGGCCCCTGGCTTCAGGTCGCCGAAGACACCGGATCCGTGTTGCCGGAGCCGTTATGGTCGCTGGCCGACATGGGCTGGCTGGCCCTGCCCGGCAGGCCGCGGCCCGCCCTCGACGCCCTGCTGGATTTTGCCGCCGTGGCGACCCGCCGGGACGATCCGTTCGTCGACGAGCTGGCCGCGCTGCCGGCGCTGCTGCCGCGGCTGGCCGCCGAGCTGGCGATCCAGGGCGTGGAGCGGCTCGATGAGCTGGATGACGCGCTGGCCGCCCGCCACGCCCCGGTGGATTTCGGGCGCTACGCCTTCACGCCGGCCGACCTGGCGGCGCTCCCCGAAACCCCGGGCGTGTACCTGTTCCTGGACGCCCGTGACTCGGTCATTTACGTGGGCAAAAGCGTCAACCTGCGCCGGCGGGTCCAGAGCTACTTCCGCTGGCGGGCCGACGATGATCCGAAGCTGGAGCGGATCCAGCGCGACACCCGTCGGCTGCGCCACATCGTTCTCGGTTCCGACCTGGAGGCGATGCTGGAGGAGGCCGAGCTCATCGCCCGCCACCAACCCACCGTCAATGTGCAACTGGACACCCAACCGACACCCAGCGAGAAGGGGATCGAGGACGTGCTCCTGGCCCTGCTGCCGCACCCCGACACCGGGAAAGTCCGCCTCTGGGCGTTGCATCCGGGCGGCCAGATCCGCAGCCTGGCTCTGCCGCGGGCCGGCGTCCAGCCGGAGGTGCTGGACACCGTGCTGGCTGCAGTCGCCGCCGGCCAGCCGCACCCGGCTCTGCAGGTATATCGGGAGGCGTCTTTTCCCCTGGCGCTGCGCTGGCTCCGCAAGAACAACCAGTCCGTCACCTTTTTCAAATTCCACGATTTCCCCGATCGCGACACCCTGGCTCGCGCCATCACTCGCGCCCTCGCCGAAACCGCCGTCGACGGACCCCGCATTTACCGCTGA
- a CDS encoding glycosyltransferase produces MFGNPFSHRLPPGSYEKFLESGNLSFLYRPELFDLVILLIYFGVLIFLSAYGLRRFYYLHLFRKHRHERVAPAGHFEELPMVTVQLPMYNEMYVGPRILNSACQLDYPKDKLHIQVLDDSTDETVGIMRQAVAYWTDRGFDVEYIHRTNRGGFKAGALENGLRTAKGDIVAIFDADFVPHSDFLQRTVHHFTDPRVAIVQTRWTHLNGDYSLLTRAQTLFLDGHFMMESLPRARAGLFVNFNGTAGLWRKQAIADAGGWSHDTITEDLDLSLRAQMKGWKFVYLPEIECPAELPVEMNAFKNQQNRWAKGSTQVCLKMLGPILRAPLPRPVKTEAVFHLTANFAYPLMVLLSLVLLPSIIVRFHQGIWEMLVLDLPIFVASTLSVALFYIHSQKALYTDWKERVRLLPFLMALGIGLTVTNGKAVIEAVLGIKSAFVRTPKYHVTGRKDSWLRKKYRGKIGIWPLVEIAFGCFFTWVFGYCVAIGNFGVLPFLLLFIVGYFYTGFSSLFHNLLKFPFVDMQYRRLRALLD; encoded by the coding sequence ATGTTCGGAAATCCGTTCAGCCATCGCCTGCCCCCGGGCAGCTACGAAAAATTCCTAGAGAGTGGCAACCTCTCGTTCCTGTACCGCCCCGAACTGTTCGATCTGGTCATCCTGCTCATCTACTTCGGCGTCCTAATCTTCTTGAGCGCCTACGGGCTGCGCCGGTTTTACTACCTCCACCTCTTCCGCAAGCACCGCCACGAGCGAGTGGCGCCGGCGGGCCACTTCGAGGAACTGCCCATGGTCACGGTGCAGCTCCCCATGTACAACGAAATGTATGTGGGCCCCCGGATCCTCAACTCCGCCTGCCAGCTGGACTACCCCAAGGACAAGCTCCACATCCAGGTCCTGGACGATTCCACCGACGAGACGGTGGGTATCATGCGACAGGCGGTGGCGTACTGGACCGACCGCGGCTTCGACGTGGAGTACATCCACCGGACCAACCGCGGCGGCTTCAAGGCCGGCGCGCTGGAGAACGGGCTGCGCACCGCCAAAGGCGACATCGTGGCCATTTTCGACGCCGACTTCGTGCCCCATTCCGACTTTCTCCAGCGCACGGTGCATCACTTCACCGATCCGCGGGTGGCGATCGTCCAGACTCGCTGGACCCACCTCAACGGCGACTACTCCCTACTGACCCGCGCCCAGACCCTGTTCCTCGACGGCCACTTCATGATGGAAAGCCTGCCCCGCGCCCGCGCCGGGCTGTTCGTCAATTTCAACGGCACCGCCGGACTGTGGCGCAAGCAGGCGATCGCCGACGCCGGCGGCTGGAGCCACGACACGATCACCGAGGATCTGGACCTGAGCCTCCGCGCCCAGATGAAGGGCTGGAAGTTCGTCTACCTGCCCGAAATCGAGTGCCCCGCCGAGCTGCCGGTGGAGATGAACGCCTTCAAGAACCAGCAGAATCGCTGGGCCAAGGGCTCCACCCAGGTCTGCCTCAAGATGCTGGGCCCCATCCTCCGGGCGCCGCTCCCCCGTCCCGTCAAAACCGAGGCGGTGTTCCACCTGACCGCCAACTTCGCCTATCCGCTGATGGTGCTGCTGTCGCTCGTCCTGCTGCCGTCGATCATCGTACGCTTCCACCAGGGTATCTGGGAGATGCTGGTTCTGGATCTGCCCATCTTCGTCGCCTCCACGCTGAGCGTGGCGTTGTTTTACATCCATTCCCAGAAAGCGCTGTACACCGACTGGAAAGAGCGGGTCCGGCTCCTGCCGTTCCTCATGGCGCTGGGCATCGGCCTGACGGTGACCAACGGCAAGGCCGTTATCGAGGCGGTGCTCGGCATCAAGTCGGCTTTCGTCCGCACCCCCAAGTACCACGTCACCGGCCGGAAGGACAGCTGGCTGCGGAAAAAGTACCGCGGCAAGATCGGCATCTGGCCGCTGGTGGAGATCGCGTTCGGCTGCTTTTTCACCTGGGTGTTCGGCTATTGCGTGGCGATCGGCAATTTCGGCGTCCTCCCCTTCCTGCTGCTGTTCATCGTCGGGTACTTTTACACCGGCTTCTCCTCGCTGTTCCACAACCTGCTCAAGTTCCCCTTTGTGGACATGCAATACCGGCGGTTGCGGGCGCTGCTCGACTAG
- a CDS encoding DUF814 domain-containing protein, with translation MLEDFHLHHLCLGLRQRLTGRRVAGVQTAGATRLLIRWEGNAERCLVQLDPDRPTIRILAARARRDSDTWVNCPAIDDELAGRRLTDLEKVSDDRRVVLRFGDAGAILVAEVRPIAPSLHLCDAGGVVRYALGPLRTQLQPLGAPYREPVRAGRVPPEAGSIRELLAAGDGRDRRRALLGRVQRLSPLLLDEAQARAGVDEPDVLAAAVAMVVAEAYAPSAGAILYARQPWLPDEYRMDPRGDFRLSTCPLRLCRDWSAIRFERFEDAADRWFDYAEAHRRFVARRDAAARALVAKLRKSEDRVAALERELARTDDAETGRRYGELILAHLHRLGAAYRGVSVEVPDVYQPEGPAVRVPLDPEKTLRENADSYFRRWRKARQARENLPEHLRAERERRAALAQQAAAVRAAVCDSELSAAPAQPSSPTARQRPAKGGGAAGARFRRFRTRSGLDVRVGRSAAENDRLTFGASRPDDVWLHAADYAGSHVVLAWGQKTDPPLADLREAAAVAAWYSGARREPAADIRWTRCKYVQKVKGTAGLVRLMKFKTLRVAPALPPGETAGEADT, from the coding sequence TTGCTCGAGGATTTTCACCTTCACCACCTCTGCCTGGGGTTGCGGCAGCGGCTCACCGGCCGCCGGGTCGCGGGCGTGCAGACCGCCGGCGCCACCCGTCTGCTGATCCGTTGGGAGGGAAACGCGGAACGGTGTCTGGTGCAGCTGGATCCGGACCGCCCCACGATCCGGATCCTGGCTGCACGGGCGCGCCGGGACTCCGACACCTGGGTGAACTGCCCGGCGATTGACGACGAACTGGCCGGCCGCCGGCTCACCGACCTGGAGAAGGTGTCCGACGACCGCCGCGTCGTTTTGCGGTTCGGTGATGCCGGCGCCATCCTGGTCGCCGAGGTGCGGCCCATCGCACCTTCGCTCCACCTGTGTGACGCCGGAGGCGTCGTCCGGTACGCACTGGGCCCGCTGCGGACCCAGCTCCAGCCGCTGGGGGCGCCGTACCGCGAACCGGTCCGCGCCGGCCGGGTGCCGCCCGAGGCCGGCTCGATCCGGGAACTGCTCGCCGCAGGCGACGGCCGCGACCGACGGCGGGCGCTGCTCGGCCGGGTGCAGCGGCTCAGCCCGCTTCTTTTGGATGAGGCGCAGGCCCGCGCGGGCGTTGACGAGCCCGATGTCCTGGCAGCGGCGGTGGCGATGGTTGTGGCGGAAGCGTATGCGCCGTCAGCGGGCGCCATCCTGTACGCGCGGCAACCCTGGCTGCCCGACGAATATCGGATGGATCCCCGGGGGGACTTCCGCCTCAGCACCTGTCCGCTCCGGCTGTGCCGCGACTGGTCAGCGATCCGGTTCGAACGTTTTGAGGATGCGGCGGACCGCTGGTTCGACTATGCGGAGGCGCACCGGCGATTCGTCGCACGACGGGATGCCGCTGCCCGGGCCCTGGTGGCGAAACTCCGGAAGTCCGAAGACCGGGTGGCGGCGCTGGAGCGGGAGTTGGCGCGGACCGATGACGCCGAGACGGGCCGGCGATACGGCGAACTGATCCTGGCCCACCTGCACCGCCTGGGGGCCGCGTACCGGGGCGTGTCCGTGGAGGTGCCCGACGTGTACCAGCCGGAGGGGCCTGCCGTCCGCGTTCCGTTGGATCCGGAAAAGACCCTTCGCGAGAACGCCGACAGCTACTTCCGCCGCTGGCGCAAGGCGCGACAGGCGCGGGAGAATCTGCCGGAGCATCTCCGCGCGGAGCGTGAGCGCCGGGCGGCGCTGGCGCAGCAGGCGGCGGCGGTCCGGGCAGCCGTCTGCGACAGCGAGTTGTCCGCGGCGCCGGCGCAACCGTCGTCTCCGACGGCCCGCCAGCGACCGGCCAAAGGCGGCGGTGCGGCGGGCGCGCGGTTTCGCCGATTCCGGACCCGGAGCGGCCTGGACGTGCGGGTGGGGCGAAGCGCCGCCGAGAATGACCGGCTGACGTTCGGCGCCAGCCGTCCGGACGACGTGTGGCTGCACGCCGCCGACTACGCCGGATCCCATGTGGTTCTGGCCTGGGGACAGAAAACGGATCCGCCGCTGGCCGACCTGCGCGAAGCGGCGGCGGTGGCGGCCTGGTACTCGGGCGCCCGGCGCGAGCCGGCGGCCGACATTCGCTGGACCCGCTGCAAGTACGTGCAGAAGGTGAAAGGGACAGCCGGACTGGTTCGGCTGATGAAATTCAAGACACTGCGAGTGGCGCCTGCCCTCCCGCCGGGTGAGACGGCCGGAGAAGCGGATACCTGA